The window ATAAGTATACGTAGATAGGATTTTTGGTTAGATATATCCAGAGCTCGAGTTTTTAGTTCTActcttgaaagttgaaaaacatGTGAAGGATACAAGATCTTTACTGTGTCAATGTTGGTCGATCACTTgaatataactttgtttttgtaggttatatacttctatatttttcatcatttttcctAACAATTGTATATACTTTTGCAGGTTGGAAAATTCATACAGCTAGTGTCACTATTTGTGGGAGGTTTTATGGTAGCATTCATCAAGGGATGGCTTCTTACGCTTGTATTGTTGACTTCACTTCCTCTATTGGTGATTTCTAGTGGAGTTATGTCAGGAACCATATCCAAGATGGCCGCTCGGAGCCAAAATGCATATGCTGAAGCAGCCAGTATAGTCCAACAGACGGTTGGCTCAATCAGGATGGTAATAATAAACATACTTTGAGTATATAGGATCTCTCTTATATGCATTAAAATACATCTGCAGCTTATGCAGGTACTGAATCAGATCCTGCCATGTAGTCACTAACATGACATCCTGCTGATCATGAGTTAGCCTGATGACATTGTTACTCATATCACCATATTTTTCTTAAGTATCTGAAATATAAACGGATTTCATGTGGCAACTTGTCATGTCATCAATACTGAAAAGTTGGATACAAACAATAGAATTgttataatttatatacatagTCTTTGGAATAAACTGtacttatgtttcttttttgcttGCCCATAGGTGGCTTCTTATACAGGGGAGAAAAAAGCCATTGCAGATTACAATAATTCCCTTATAGCTGCTTACAAGTGTGGTGTTAACCAAGGTCTAGCTGCTGGCCTTGGTCTTGGATCGATGGTATTCATCGTAGAGTGTAGCTATGCTTTTGCTGTTTGGTACGGTGTAAAACTGATACTGGAAAGAGGGTACACAGGAGGGAATGTGGCTAACATCATATTCTGTGTAATGACTGCATCCATGTGAGCATATTTCTTTGTCATACTAGTACCCAAATAATCAAATCCTGTAGTTACTAAAGTtcaatatgttcagatataagttctaatttgataaattttgaGCTTAAAATTGAATCATAAAATGTGGCATGCTCCAGGTCTCTTGGGTATACGTCTCCATGTTTGAGTACCTTTGCTGCAGGTCAGGCGGCAGCATTCAAGATGTTTGAAACTATAAACAGAAAGCCAGCAATAGACGTGTATGACACAAGGGGGCAAGTGTTAAGTGATATACGTGGTGATATAGAATTTAAAGAGGTGTATTTTAGTTATCCGGCAAGACCAACTGAGGAAATACTTAGCGGGTTTTCTCTATTAGTCCCCAGTGGCACGACTGCAGCTTTGGTTGGGCAAAGTGGAAGCGGAAAGTCAACAGTGATCAGCCTAATAGAAAGATTTTACGACCCTCAAGAAGGGCAAGTTATTATtgataatcttaatcttaaagAGTTTCAACTAAAATGGATTAGGGAAAAAATTGGTCTTGTTAGTCAAGAACCAGTCCTTTTTGCAACCAGCATTAAGGATAATATTATGTATGGGAAAGAAAGTGCATCTATGGATGAGATTAGAGTTGCATTAGAACTTGCAAATGCTGCTAGATTTATCCATCAACTGCCTCAGGTTTCCAACTTAAGACTTCCATTTCATGAAACTTTGTGTAtatgttacatacttacataaACGTAGGTGGCCATGAGGTCATTTTGACCAGTTAGTCGGGTCACATTACCTTAAATTTGACAGTTGGTTACCTTTTTACGCGatctttgtttttataaatttatctttTCACCAACTTTTGGTGGGCCAGGGACTCGACACCATGGTTGGTGAGCATGGAACACTACTCTCTGGTGGTCAGAAGCAAAGAATTGCTATAGCCAGAGCCATTCTTAAAGATCCCCGAATCCTTCTTTTGGACGAAGCAACAAGTGCACTTGATGCAGAATCTGAGAGAGTTGTACAAGAGGCTTTAGATAGGATAATGGTGAATCGAACAGCCATCATTGTTTCACATCGACTAAGCACAGTCCGAAATGTTGATATGATTGTAGTCATTCGTCAGGGCAAAATTGTGGCCAAAGGTACTAAACATTCAAACTAATAAAGCCATTCTAACATTTAATATCTATATGGGCATACTATTCCTAAAATTGtaaaagtatttttgattaagttttataatttataaatttaacaatCAGTAATTAATGAATGATTAGGATCACATTCGCAACTACTCCAAGATCTCGAAGGACCATATGCTCAACTTACAAAACCACAAGAGATTAATAGTGATTCAAGGCAACATGGGTCAGATGAGCAAGATGTATCAGAAACTTATGCCAAACTGCAGAGTCAAGAGACATCTCACCAGCCATTAACAAGCATAGAAAACAGTAGTTTCCACTCGGTACCGATCTCACTGGAAAAACCTCCAAAAGTCCCCCTTCTTTGTCTAGTCTATCTCAACAAGCCAGAGATACCTGTGCTCATAATGGGTGCAACAGCTGCTACTATTAATGGAGCAGTCCAACCAGTTGTTGGCATACTGGTTTCCAGCATGATTAAGACGTTTTATGAACCGCCGGATAAAATGAAAACAGACTCCAAATTCTGGGCTTTGATGTTCGTAATTGTGGCAGTGgtaatatttttgtgtttatttggAAGATCCTATTTTTTCTCTGTTGCTGGTTGTAAACTAATAAAGAGGATGAGATCGTTATGCTTTGAAAAGGTGGTTAATATGGAGGTAGGTTGGTTCGATAAGCAGGAGAACTCGAGTGGAGTCATAGGTGCACGGCTGTCAACTGATGCAGCCAATGTTCGTGGTTTGGTTGGTGATGCGCTTGCTCAGCTTGTTCAGGATGCATCATCGGTTGTCACTGGCTTAGCTATCGCTTTTGCAGCATGTTGGCAGTTGGCTTTTATTGTACTTGCCCTCATTCCTTTATTATTAGCTAACGAATTCGTTCAGATTAAATTCACTAGAGGATTTAGTTCTGATGCTAAGTTGATGTATGAGGAAGCAAGTCAGGTTGCGAGTGATGCAGTTGGAAGCATAAGAACGGTGACTTCTTTTTGTGCTCAAGATAAAGTGATGCAACTTTACGAAAACAAATGTGACGTTCCCAACAAAAAGGGCATCCAGCAAGGTTTGATCTGTGGTACTGGGTTTGGACTTTCGCTTTTCTCCTTTTATTGTGTGTATGCAGCCAGTTTTTATGCTGGAGCCTGGCTTGTCAAGGCTGAGAAGACTAGATTCTCGGATGTATTCAGGGTAAGTAATAACTTAGACATATTAAGCTTCTCATTATCCGTCTTTTAGACCAGAATGTTCAATTAGAACACTTATCAAACCCAAATAATTCAGGTCTTTGATTCATTGAAGAAGACTAAATCATCATGAAACAACTCCCTAACTATACTAAAAAACGCTGTGGCAGGTATTCTATGCTTTGACCATGACAGCTATAGCAGTCTCTAGATCAAGTTCTTTTGCCCCAGATACAAGCAAAGCGGCTAGTTCTGCTGTTTCAGTTTTTTCCATTCTTGATAGCAAGTCTGAGATAGACCCAAGTGATGAATCTGGGATGACATTAGACACTGTGAAGGGGGAAATTGAACTTCATCACATTACTTTCAAATATCCAACTAGACCTGATGTTGAGATACTCCGTGATCTATGCTTAACCATCCATAGTGGCAAGACAGTGGCATTGGTTGGAGAAAGTGGAAGTGGGAAGTCGACGGTTATATCACTCCTACAACGATTTTACAATCCAGATTCAGGTTGTATCATGCTGGACGGAATTGATATACAGAAATTGCAGCTGAAGTGGCTGAGGCTGCAGATGGGTCTGGTGAGCCAAGAACCAGTGTTATTCAATGACACCATCCGAGCCAATATTGCTTACGGAAAGGATGGAGATGCATCAGAAGTTGAGATACTGGCTGCTTCCAAGTTGGCCAATATCCACAACTTCATTAGTGGCTTACACCAGGTCATAGACAAAGCCTTTATAAGTTTATCAGTTTCAGTTTCACATCACTTATATAGACTGTTAGAGACGGCAAGTTCAACTAGGTTATGAATGGGCGACGTTAAGGTCTACTTGATCTCACAAGTGTCATATCAAAATGTTTATTAGCTATAAGGGAACGTGTCAACGGGCTGAAAATCATCCAAAGTCTATTTATaacatacaaccttctaaatcatattattcagatatttaaaattttagattATTATTCAGATAAAATAGAATGAGAAAATTTCTGGTAAACTCAGTGCAGAGCATTTTGACCCGCATATAAACTTGgcatgttacccaacccacaCAACTTTCCATGTCTAATATATGTGTGAACTGCAGGGCTACAATACAGTGGTTGGAGAAAGAGGGGTGCAAATATCAGGTGGACAAAAGCAAAGAGTAGCCATCGCTAGAGCCATTATCAAAAGTCCTAAGATTTTACTATTAGATGAGGCTACAAGTGCACTTGACGCTGAGGCAGAAAGAGTGGTCCAAGACGCATTGGATAGGCTGACAGTTAACCGGACTACAGTGGTGGTGGCTCATCGGTTGTCAACCATTAAGGGAGCGGATGTTATTGCAGTGGTCAAGAATGGGCAAATCGTTGAGAAGGGACATCATGAAAGTCTAATAGATATTAAGGACGGGTTCTATGCATCTTTAGTTGCACTACACGTAACGTCTTCCTATTAGCTATGTCCATGAACTACAATTAGATCATGAGCAACCCGACTAGCAAAAAATGTAGTTTCTTGAATTGAATCCAGTCCACAAAGTAAAGGATCAAAAGTCTTTGTTTATAAGATCAAACTCTTTTGACTCCATATCATTTTCCAAACAAATGAACAAGAGTAaatgacataaatcgtcccCGTGGTTTACTCAAATAGTCATGTTTCGTCCCTGTGCTTTAAAAATGTCATGGATCGTCCTTTATAGGAAGAAAAGCTTCACGTTTCGTCTTGTATAGGAACGATTTATGTCGTTTTTGAAGCACAAGGATGAAATGTTTTATTTAACAACTAAAGCAATTCgttgaaaaaaataaactatagCAAAGTTTTTAAACTTATTGTTAACTTATCAAAGtcttatttaacaattaatagaATTAGATGATGATAAACTCTAAAACATagaaaataaactaaattaagtaGAATTCACAAATAGATAAcgtatatatgtacataaaatTGAACTAATCACATGTCATccattattattaaacaaaagaGGTACCCGAGCAATACGACATAAGTAACGGCGACGAATGACGGCTGGCAGCAGTGGCGGCTTGGATATTAaggtaaaggtaattgatgtaaaatgagcTAGTATCAATATTTTGTAAACGGAAATATGTATactgtaaataattttattagatatatttaagaaaatgttataagttattattattttgaattttttaaagttagaaTTTTAAAATGAGAGAGGTAATTTGTTGTATGAGATAATAAAGATATTGTATTTGATGGATACCTTTTAACAATGCAACAAATATTACGAGTAGTTTACGGCTGGATTTTGTTGTGCCCTGCTAAGTGTGCTGCGTGCACTTGGGCTTCACCGGGCCGCCCACAAATATCCGGAAAATCACCAAATCCCTATGTTAACAACAACACTTGTAATAACTAAAAAAACCCACAAGCCAACctgcctttcaaaaaaacacCCAACACTTTCTATCCTCTTCGGCCAACAACAACCGCATTACTCCCCTGTGAATCAGCCACCGCCACTCTCTCAGttgaaaacaaatattaagttatttTCGTTGTTgtaatttcatatatttaaggCCATACAAAATCAAGGTtctgtaaaaaaaaagaataggtAATTTCACCATTTCATTTTGAACAAAATCTGTTGTGGTATAATCGGAAAAATAGTAGGACTATATTTTCACAATTAGTATTTTAGATCTGCGGAATGTATAATTAATTCATAGATCcgattatatttattttgtgttgGTTTTTAGATCTTTTGTAAAAAAGATTTAatgattttctatataaaaGATTTGGGTTGCAGAtctatgtgtatgtatgtgaaATTTAACAAGgaattatgtattt is drawn from Erigeron canadensis isolate Cc75 chromosome 9, C_canadensis_v1, whole genome shotgun sequence and contains these coding sequences:
- the LOC122580994 gene encoding ABC transporter B family member 21-like, yielding MLMIAGTLGAIGNGICMPLMNVLMGELIDSFGENQNSKNIVHLVSKVSVKFVYLAIGAGIASFLQVAMWMITGERQSARIRNLYLKTILGQDVSYFDTEANTGEVVGRMSGDTVLIQNAMGEKVGKFIQLVSLFVGGFMVAFIKGWLLTLVLLTSLPLLVISSGVMSGTISKMAARSQNAYAEAASIVQQTVGSIRMVASYTGEKKAIADYNNSLIAAYKCGVNQGLAAGLGLGSMVFIVECSYAFAVWYGVKLILERGYTGGNVANIIFCVMTASMSLGYTSPCLSTFAAGQAAAFKMFETINRKPAIDVYDTRGQVLSDIRGDIEFKEVYFSYPARPTEEILSGFSLLVPSGTTAALVGQSGSGKSTVISLIERFYDPQEGQVIIDNLNLKEFQLKWIREKIGLVSQEPVLFATSIKDNIMYGKESASMDEIRVALELANAARFIHQLPQGLDTMVGEHGTLLSGGQKQRIAIARAILKDPRILLLDEATSALDAESERVVQEALDRIMVNRTAIIVSHRLSTVRNVDMIVVIRQGKIVAKGSHSQLLQDLEGPYAQLTKPQEINSDSRQHGSDEQDVSETYAKLQSQETSHQPLTSIENSSFHSVPISLEKPPKVPLLCLVYLNKPEIPVLIMGATAATINGAVQPVVGILVSSMIKTFYEPPDKMKTDSKFWALMFVIVAVVIFLCLFGRSYFFSVAGCKLIKRMRSLCFEKVVNMEVGWFDKQENSSGVIGARLSTDAANVRGLVGDALAQLVQDASSVVTGLAIAFAACWQLAFIVLALIPLLLANEFVQIKFTRGFSSDAKLMYEEASQVASDAVGSIRTVTSFCAQDKVMQLYENKCDVPNKKGIQQGLICGTGFGLSLFSFYCVYAASFYAGAWLVKAEKTRFSDVFRVFYALTMTAIAVSRSSSFAPDTSKAASSAVSVFSILDSKSEIDPSDESGMTLDTVKGEIELHHITFKYPTRPDVEILRDLCLTIHSGKTVALVGESGSGKSTVISLLQRFYNPDSGCIMLDGIDIQKLQLKWLRLQMGLVSQEPVLFNDTIRANIAYGKDGDASEVEILAASKLANIHNFISGLHQGYNTVVGERGVQISGGQKQRVAIARAIIKSPKILLLDEATSALDAEAERVVQDALDRLTVNRTTVVVAHRLSTIKGADVIAVVKNGQIVEKGHHESLIDIKDGFYASLVALHVTSSY